GGGCCGCGAGTCCAGCCGGAAGGTTCCTCCACAGAAGCCCAGGCGAAGTCCCAACACCCAGCTCTCTGTCTCCTTTGATGAGTCCTGTCCCCCAGCCGCCTCTCCTCGAGGGGGGAACCCGCCCCTTCACCGCCTCAGTAGGGGGTCCTGTGTAGCTGGGGACCCTGAGGTGGGTGCCCAGGAAGAAGAGCCGGTGTACATTGAGATGGTGGGGGATGTCTTCAGGGGAGGAGGGCGGAGCGGAGGGGGACTGACTGGGCCccctcttgggggtgggggggggccgACTCCAATGGCTGGCGCTGACTCGGACTCAGAAGAGAGCGAGGCCATATACGAGGAGATGAAGTACCCGCTGCCCGAGGAGGCCGGGGAAGGCCGCGCCAATGAGGCCCCTCCGTTGACCGCAAGCTCCACACCGCACCAGCCTCACGCCCTTCAGCTCCACACCCAGCGCCGTCCAGCTTCAGCCCTCccgagcaggagggaggggacgCCCACCAAGACCACTCCTTGTGAAATCCCGCCGCCCTTCCCCAACCTCCTCCAGCACCGTCCTCCACTCTTGGCCTTCCCCCAGGCCAAGCCTGCTTCCCGAGCCCCTGGCGATGGGGTCTCGAGGCTACCGGTCCTCTGCCACTCCAAGGAGCCAGCCGGCTCCACCCCAGCTCCCCAAGTGCCTGCCCGGGAGCGGGAGACGCCTCCCCCACCGCCTCCGCCTCCCGCTGCCAACCCGCTGCTGCTGGGACCCTCGGGCCGAGCCCGGAGCCACTCGACACCGTTGCCGCCCCAGGGCTCTGGCCAGCCCCGGGGGGAGAGGGAGCTCCCCAACTCCCACAGCATGATCTGCCCCAAGGCGGCAGGGGTGCCGGCAGCCCCTCCTGCCCCGGCTGCCTTGCTCCCCGGGCCCCCCAAGGACAAGGCCGTGTCTTACACCATGGTGTACTCAGCCGTCAAGGTGACCACGCACTCCGTCCTGCCCACCGGTCCGCCCCTGGGTGCCGGGGAGCCAAAGACGGAGAAGGAGATCTCAGTCCTCCACGGGATGCTGTGCACCCGCTCGAGGCCCCCCGTGCCTGGGAAGTCCAGCCCCCATGGCGGGGCTATGGGCGCAGCAGCTGGGGTTCTCCACCACCGCGCCTGCCTGGCCTCCCCACACAGCCTTCCGGACCCAACTGCAGGCCCCCTGACCCCCCTCTGGACCTACCCAGCTGCGGCAGCTGGGCTCAAGAGACCCCCTGCCTATGAGAGCCTCAAGGCTGGGGGGGTGCTGAATAAGGGCTGTGGAATGGGGGCTCCGTCCCCCGTGGTCAAGATCCAGCTGCAGGAGCAAGGGACCGACGGGGGGGCCTTTGCCAGCCTTTCTTGTGCCCACGTCATCGCCAGCGCGGGGACAcctgaagaggaagaagaggagatggGCGCCTCGACGTTTGGGGCAGGCTGGGCTCTGCAGAGGAAGGTCCTGTATGGCGGGAGGAAGGCGAAAGAGCTGGACAGTGAGTGAGGAGGGGGTgacagggaggggacaggggatGTCCATGATGATTTGGGGGAGGTGTTGAAGGGCATACTTGGAAGCCACAGCCCATTGTCCTGAACTGGGAACTTTTCTGGGAGACAAGAGGGATGGGGGCGTGCTGCAGACTGAAGGGATGGGGTCCCCGTGTGTGCTCTGGAGGGGCAGGAAGAcctgggatggggatggggtaGAATCTGgtctcctcctcctgccctgtCCCGCTCtattccctgcccctcccttcgcTGGGCTGCaggggtgtgtgtttgtgagtgtgcGCACACTGGGAGCTAAACACAGCTGCCTCCCGGCCGTTACCATGGCAACCCATCCagacaggagggagaggagagggaggcccCTACCGTTGCCTGGCAACGCAATGCTCTGCCAGGCTTACTCTGGGAGATGAGCTTAGTTCACATGCAGCCCTTCCCCCAATGCCCCCCTTCTCACTTCCCGGCTTTGGGAATTCTCCCCCTCCTAGGGAACAGCCCCCCTGGTCTCTGTTTCAGACGGTGTTTATTCTGGCACTgtctggggctggaggggctCTGAAGTTAAACTGGGGTAGGGGAGACCCCTCTGAACAGGGAAGAGGGTTTGGCAGCAGTAAATATCTATGATTCTCAGCCCAGGGGTGGTGCCAGGACTGGCGTCCCTCCTTCTGTGTATGTTCTGTGTGAAGCAgggcccccaccccccttcccagcTGTGACCTGCAACGGGGCAAGTTACTTCTGGTCCACCCAGGCCGCGGTGTGTACAGCTGGGGGAACAGCAAGACCCTTCTCATTGTACAGTCTCAGAGCTCTCCTTGTCACCCAGGAGAGGTCGAGGACAGTGTCCAGGCCTGGAATGGCAGTGCCGAGGGTGCAGGCAAGGTGGAGCGTGAGGACAGAGGCTCTGTGGCATCAGGGATCCCAGTGAGGAGCCAGGGGGCAGAGGGCCTGCTGGCCAGGATCCACCACGGAGGGGACCGAGGAGGAAGCCGCCCCGCGCTGCCCATACCCTGCCAGACCTTCCCCGCCTGCCACCGCAACGGAGGTGACACGCTCAGCCCTCGTACACCAGCACACAGATGGGCGGGCTGGGGGAAATCTCTCAGGGTCCTCAtcctgggctcttttttttttttttttttgctgtacgcgggcctctcactgcttgtggcctctcccgttgcggagcacaggctcaggacgcacaggcccagcggccatggctcacgggcccagcctctccgcggcatgtgggatcctccctgaccggggcaggaacccgcgtcccctgcattggcaggcggactcccaaccactgtgccacccgggaagcccctggGCCCTACATTCTAATACCACATCTCCAACCCCTCTCCTCCTCTAATGAGGCGCGGGGTTGGGGGGCGGCCTGGCAGGGGCTGTCCTCAGGGAACTGGGGGAGGGGAACGTGGAGGCCCCTTCCCTTCTCACCCCTCCGTCTTCTGCCTCAGACTTCACGGGAGGCTACCGCCTGGGGCGCTCCGCCTCCACCTCAGGAGTCCGGCAGGCCGCGCTCCACACCCCTCGGCCCTGCAGCCAGCCCAGGGATGCCCCGAGCCAGGTGAGGAGGGAGACGGGGTTGGGCATTTTATTTGTGAAGGAACAGGTAGGCAAGAAGACCCGGGTGAGGGAAGAAAGGCAAGACTTTAGGCTGGGGCCTGCCACAGACTAAAGGGGACGGCTGGAGAGCGAGGGGTTGGGGGAGATCCTGGGTAGCCAGCCAGGGCCGCCACTGGCCGACGTGCGCCTTTGTGCGTTGCATTTAGAAAGAGACATCCCCTCTGGGTGGAAAAATGCATCCTGCTGGGAAGACGGCTTTGAAAAGGCGTCCCTTCCTGGGGTGAGACACGCACCGCCTGGCACCAGGGCGCAGGGAGAGAGGACGGAGGCCTTGGGGGCAAGAGTGGACTTGTTTCTGGGCCACGCATTGGCCTCGGCGCTCGGCGGTGGGGACAGGGCCGGGTGACTCTGAGGTCCTTGACCCCcttattcctccctccccccccatcccCGTCGGGGCCGGCGGCGGGAGGAAGGGGCACAGACCCAGCCtgcgctgccgctgccgctgccgctgccccTGCCGCCCCAGACCACCCGCGAGCGCGACGGCAAGCTGCTGGAGGTGATCGAGCGCAAGCGCTGCGTGTGCAAGGAGATCAAGGCGCGCCACCGGCCCGACCGCGGCCTCTGCAAGCAGGAGAGCATGCCCATCCTCCCCAGCTGGCGGCGCGGGCCTGAGCCCCGCAAGTCCGGCACCCCGCCCTGCCGTCGGCAGCACACGGTCCTCTGGGACACCGCTATCTGAGGAGGCCGGGGCGCCGGGACCGGGGAGCGGGGCGGGGGAGACCGGCCTCGAAAGAGGGACGCTTGAAGGACCAGGTGAGAGAGAGCCGGGGAGAACCTCTGCCCTCCACCCTAGCCCCCGAGACGGGGAGTCGGCCGGGCCCATCGGGTTGGGGGCGCCAAGCAGCACCCCCAGAAACTTGGGGGAGGGTTGGCTTGAGGTTGGGAGTGAGGCCCTCCACCGCTCTTCCCACTGAGCCAAGCAGACCCCTCCTCTTGAGAGGGCGAAGGCCAAGCCCAGGTCAgcatggggaaggagggaagggtcagggaggaagaagggggggGCGGGTCAGCGAGGGACAGGGACCCGAGAGTGAGAGGTAGAGGGGCTCTTTTAgagagtggggagtgggggaggtgctgtttattttgttatttattttgggctgggGGGCAATTCTTGGCCCTTCTGATCTACTCCTGAACAGGGAGTGGGGAATCGCAGGCAAGTAAAGGGAACCAAGCTGGCACTCTCCCCAGCGCCTAAAGGCCCCGCTATCCACGCCCCGCCGAAGCTAGGGACAGGTCTGGAGTGGGGAGTGGagcaggagaagggaggggatccGGGGACCCCGGGGGCCAGAGGGCTCATTTACAGTATTTACAAGTCGCCAGTATTTGGTAGTGAGCTTGGCCTGCTCTGAAGCAGGCATCTTACTTAGCTCCGGGGTGAGGGTCTGGCACCTGGGATGGGGGGGatgatggggaaggagggaaattttcgcgggtggggggcgggcagggtatttatttaaattaaaaagcaaaacaaaaaactcagaagAGATGtcaggaacttttttttaattcctttcttttcagaataatatattaaaagactAACGATCCTAGAACTGGCTTCTTATGTTTCAGTGCGCTCCGCCTTTCATATACCCGTCCCGTTTTCACTCTTGCCCCTGGTTGGTGGGAGCCAGAGGTTGTGCAGGGCGGGTTACTATGGCACGTGAGAGGGAgaggtggagctggaggaaaGTCTTTGGGAACGCCACCGTGCAGTGACTCAACAAACCCTAACTGAGCATCTGATGTGTGCGTGGCCGTGCGCCGATGCGGAAGGAACGTTCCGACTGAAGCCTGCCCTCAAGCAGCTTGTAGTCTATTCAGGGAGGTGAGATACCTGAGCCGACACCAGGCAGTGCTCCAGGAgtaggagagggagagagctggACTCCTCCGACAAGGTACAGTGAGCCTAAAAGTACAGGTAAGGTTTGGATGAGCAGGGGGAAGGTCCCAAGCTCGTGTCATGATTATCGGCCGTGGTGGGATGGGCACAGCAACTGTGTTTAAATGATGCTGAGGGCAGTGAGTCAACCTTGATGAAGCTGGTGGAGAAGGAGGGGCCTCAAAGCAAGAGGCTGGTCCTCAAGAAGGAATCCAGGGAGGAGGATAAAAAGAGTGTCTGGGAGAATGGAAGGCAAAGGGACAGTTTGCAAGATGCAACTGAAAGAAAACATCCTCTGACGGGGCTGAAGGGGCCGAAGTGGGTATCCACGAAGCCCGAGTTTGGCGCTCAGGTGACTGAGGAAATGATCAGCCTACATAGCATGGAAAGTGGGGTTGAGAGGGGCTTTGAGAGAAGAATGCTGACTGTGAAGCAATGGTGAATACTCAGGTTTGTTACCAGCTAGACCAGAGATTCAAAAATGCAATGGATGATACCAGAGATGCCTTTTAGTTTTGTATTTATACTCATGCAAATTAGAGAAATTCTAATCAGCACATCAGAATACTACTTGTTATTTCACAGCAATTATTGCACAAGATAaggcaaaatttatttttaatgaattggtttaaagaaaaactaaGCAAATAAATAACAGTACAGGTGGAATACAGAATATGAAAAATTAGGACAGTGGTGTGAGAATTTTTGAAATTTAGGAAATACCAAGTTAGAGATAAGACGATGATGGTTTGGGAGAGCTGACAAGACTGTGGATGTTAGGAGTCATCAACATAGAGATGGTACTCAAGGCCAAGACTGAGCCCCATAGAGAGGGTGTGGACAGAGATAAGAGTTAAGAACAAGGAatagcttttaaattatttatgttttttaaaaatttcactatatatgtatataaatgatcACCCTGATAAGTTGAGTTGACATCCATCACCACAAatacttacaatttttttttcttgtgatgagaacttttaagatgtaccctcttagcaactttcaaacatagAATATAGTACTGTTAattatagttaccatgctgtacatgacCTCTCCaggacttacttatcttataactggaagtttgtaccttttgaccacctcccatttttccccacctcccacctcccagctcTGGCACCCAatctctctgtatctatgagtttggttttctttcttttttttttttcagattctacatagaaatgagatcatacagtatttgcctttctctgtctgacttatttcacttagcatcatgccttcaaggtccatccatgttgtcgaaaatggcaggatttccaaTAGCTTTTTAATAATTAGTTAGGAAGTTAATGGAAGGAAATATCTCATTTATAAGAGCAACAAGAATCATAAAATATCTAAGAGTACTTTAACAAGGAACGTATAGGACCTCTATTCGAttaatcaataaaactaaagtaCTTTGAGTTTCTCAACCAAGGAAGACTTGAATAGGCAGAGTAATAACTAGTTCTTAAATAGGAAGACCGTAATGTAAAAGATGTAAGTCTTCCCTAAATCAGTAAATTCAATGAAGTCTCTAAATCTCAAAAGGATAATTTGGGAAACTTGACAAAATAATTCAAAAGTTTATCCAGAATGATAATGAGAAAAACCAGAACATTCCGAAACAGATGAGTAAGGGGGGGACCTGGCCTATCAAATATTGAAAGCACAGTGAGCTGGGATTGGCACAGGAATGGCACAGTCTAtcagaacagagtccagaaataacaGCAAATGCACATGGGAGTCTAGCATGTACATGATAAAGGTGGCACTTG
This region of Phocoena phocoena chromosome 15, mPhoPho1.1, whole genome shotgun sequence genomic DNA includes:
- the NYAP1 gene encoding neuronal tyrosine-phosphorylated phosphoinositide-3-kinase adapter 1; its protein translation is MNLLYRKTKLEWRQHKEEEAKRSSSKEGAPAGSSGPGAGPGPGVRVRDVASLRRSLRMGFMTMPASQEHTPHPCRSAMAPRSLSCHSVGSMDSVGGGPGGGGGGLTEDGSTRRPPAKPRRHPSTKLSMAGPGAETPPSKKAGSQKPTPEGRESSRKVPPQKPRRSPNTQLSVSFDESCPPAASPRGGNPPLHRLSRGSCVAGDPEVGAQEEEPVYIEMVGDVFRGGGRSGGGLTGPPLGGGGGPTPMAGADSDSEESEAIYEEMKYPLPEEAGEGRANEAPPLTASSTPHQPHALQLHTQRRPASALPSRREGTPTKTTPCEIPPPFPNLLQHRPPLLAFPQAKPASRAPGDGVSRLPVLCHSKEPAGSTPAPQVPARERETPPPPPPPPAANPLLLGPSGRARSHSTPLPPQGSGQPRGERELPNSHSMICPKAAGVPAAPPAPAALLPGPPKDKAVSYTMVYSAVKVTTHSVLPTGPPLGAGEPKTEKEISVLHGMLCTRSRPPVPGKSSPHGGAMGAAAGVLHHRACLASPHSLPDPTAGPLTPLWTYPAAAAGLKRPPAYESLKAGGVLNKGCGMGAPSPVVKIQLQEQGTDGGAFASLSCAHVIASAGTPEEEEEEMGASTFGAGWALQRKVLYGGRKAKELDKVEDSVQAWNGSAEGAGKVEREDRGSVASGIPVRSQGAEGLLARIHHGGDRGGSRPALPIPCQTFPACHRNGDFTGGYRLGRSASTSGVRQAALHTPRPCSQPRDAPSQPALPLPLPLPLPPQTTRERDGKLLEVIERKRCVCKEIKARHRPDRGLCKQESMPILPSWRRGPEPRKSGTPPCRRQHTVLWDTAI